In Sphingomonas sp. R1, a single genomic region encodes these proteins:
- the cobU gene encoding bifunctional adenosylcobinamide kinase/adenosylcobinamide-phosphate guanylyltransferase: MTRLLVLGGARSGKSRYAQARAEALDGDLVYIATAQPLDDEMEDRIARHRADRGARWSTLDVPLDLTAAIRAQAAPGRVLLVDCLTLWTSNLMFAERDLDAETEALASAVAEARGPLILVANEVGLGIVPDNALARRFRDAAGRINQSVAAAANEVQFLAAGLPLRLK; this comes from the coding sequence GTGACCCGCTTGCTCGTCCTCGGCGGTGCCCGCTCGGGCAAGAGCCGATACGCCCAGGCGCGGGCCGAAGCGCTCGACGGAGATCTCGTCTACATCGCCACCGCCCAGCCTCTCGACGATGAAATGGAGGACCGCATCGCCCGTCACCGCGCCGATCGCGGGGCGCGCTGGTCGACGCTGGACGTGCCGCTCGATCTGACCGCCGCCATTCGCGCGCAGGCCGCCCCCGGCCGCGTGCTGCTGGTCGATTGCCTGACGCTGTGGACCTCGAACCTGATGTTCGCCGAGCGAGACCTGGACGCGGAGACGGAGGCACTTGCCTCCGCGGTCGCCGAGGCGCGCGGTCCCCTGATCCTGGTCGCCAACGAAGTCGGGCTCGGCATCGTCCCGGACAATGCGCTGGCCCGCCGCTTTCGCGACGCTGCCGGCCGCATCAATCAGTCGGTCGCGGCGGCCGCAAACGAAGTCCAGTTTCTCGCTGCAGGACTGCCGCTGCGGCTCAAATGA
- a CDS encoding cobyric acid synthase — MGALMLQGTGSDVGKSVLVAGLCRALTNRGLRVRPFKPQNMSNNAAVTEDGGEIGRAQALQALACRVAPHTDMNPVLLKPQADRTSQLVVNGKVRGTLHAGNFREARRPLLGEVLASYRRLAAACDLVLVEGAGSPAEINLRAGDIANMGFARAENVPVLLVGDIDRGGVIAAVVGTRAVLAPDDAAMIRGFLINKFRGDPALFADGYAQIEERAGWRGYGLIPWLRDAARLPSEDAVVLERRGPTREGRIVIACPMLPRIANFDDLDPLKLEPGVSLAMIPPGQPLPGDAALVILPGSKATIADLAAFREQGWDIDLLAHHRRGGAVLGICGGYQMLGRTIADPEGIEGPPGAVPGLGLLEVETVMTRDKALRPVQGTALGAAIRGYEMHMGVTTGRDTARPFAALENGPDGALAADGRVFGTYLHGLFTSTELRRALLARIGITSAGTDYAASVDAALDAIAAELEAHVDIPALIALSREARS; from the coding sequence ATGGGCGCTTTGATGTTGCAGGGCACGGGGTCGGATGTCGGCAAGTCGGTGCTGGTCGCCGGCCTGTGCCGGGCACTCACCAATCGCGGCCTGCGCGTCCGGCCGTTCAAGCCGCAGAACATGTCGAACAACGCGGCTGTGACCGAAGATGGCGGCGAGATCGGCCGCGCCCAGGCGCTGCAGGCGCTCGCCTGCCGAGTGGCGCCGCACACCGACATGAACCCGGTACTGCTCAAGCCCCAGGCCGACCGCACCTCGCAGCTGGTGGTGAACGGCAAGGTGCGCGGGACGCTGCATGCAGGCAATTTCCGCGAGGCGCGCCGGCCGCTGCTCGGCGAGGTGCTGGCAAGCTACCGCCGCCTTGCCGCCGCGTGCGACCTGGTGCTGGTGGAAGGCGCGGGATCGCCCGCCGAGATCAACCTGCGGGCCGGCGACATCGCGAACATGGGCTTTGCCCGCGCCGAGAATGTACCCGTTTTGCTGGTCGGCGATATCGATCGCGGCGGGGTGATCGCGGCGGTGGTCGGCACCCGCGCGGTGCTGGCCCCCGACGACGCCGCGATGATCCGCGGCTTCCTGATCAACAAATTTCGCGGCGATCCTGCGCTCTTCGCGGATGGCTATGCCCAGATCGAGGAACGTGCCGGCTGGCGCGGCTACGGACTGATCCCCTGGCTGCGGGATGCAGCCCGGCTGCCCAGCGAGGACGCGGTGGTATTGGAGCGGCGTGGCCCCACTCGTGAGGGCCGTATTGTTATCGCCTGCCCGATGCTGCCGCGCATCGCCAATTTCGACGATCTCGATCCGCTGAAACTCGAACCCGGGGTGTCGCTGGCGATGATCCCCCCGGGTCAGCCGCTGCCGGGGGATGCCGCACTGGTGATCCTGCCGGGATCCAAGGCGACCATCGCCGACCTTGCGGCGTTTCGCGAACAGGGTTGGGACATTGATCTGCTCGCCCATCACCGCCGCGGCGGCGCGGTGCTGGGAATCTGCGGCGGCTATCAGATGCTCGGCCGCACCATCGCCGATCCGGAGGGCATCGAGGGACCGCCCGGCGCCGTACCGGGTCTGGGCCTCCTTGAGGTCGAGACGGTGATGACGCGGGACAAGGCGCTCCGCCCGGTACAGGGAACCGCGCTTGGCGCGGCCATCAGAGGCTATGAAATGCACATGGGCGTCACCACCGGTCGCGATACCGCGCGCCCCTTCGCGGCGCTGGAGAATGGTCCGGACGGTGCGCTGGCAGCGGACGGGCGCGTGTTCGGCACCTATCTGCACGGCCTGTTCACCAGCACGGAGCTTCGCCGCGCACTGCTCGCCCGCATCGGGATCACCTCTGCCGGGACGGACTATGCCGCGTCCGTCGACGCAGCGCTCGATGCCATCGCCGCCGAACTCGAAGCCCATGTCGATATACCCGCGCTGATTGCGCTTTCACGGGAGGCCCGGTCGTGA
- the cbiB gene encoding adenosylcobinamide-phosphate synthase CbiB, which produces MSEPVALVALALEAAIGWPAWLYARIGHPVGAFARLIATCEQRWNRDDWPDARRRILGVATLLLLALLAGAAGWEIQRIAARLPHGWLLLSLAAFPGLAQRSLYLHVRPVATALARRDLAAARTSVGYIVGRDTARLDAAGVARAAIESLAESFCDGIVSPLLWLLVGGLPGLWIYKAINTADSLIGHREARWRAFGWASARTDDLLNLAPARLSGLLLCLCAGRGWRTMLRDARRHASPNAGWPEAAMAGALGLRLAGPIAYDGVVQAKPWIGDGRVDADASDIRRGLALYLRACGLLWLIAGGVAWAL; this is translated from the coding sequence ATGTCTGAGCCGGTGGCGCTTGTCGCGCTGGCGCTGGAAGCGGCAATCGGCTGGCCCGCCTGGCTCTATGCCCGGATCGGCCATCCGGTGGGCGCCTTCGCGCGGCTCATCGCCACCTGCGAACAGCGCTGGAACCGGGACGATTGGCCGGACGCGCGCAGGCGCATCCTGGGCGTGGCAACGCTACTACTCCTGGCATTGCTGGCCGGGGCCGCCGGATGGGAAATCCAGCGCATCGCGGCGCGGTTGCCGCACGGGTGGCTGCTGCTCTCGCTCGCCGCCTTTCCGGGGCTTGCCCAACGCAGCCTCTATCTGCACGTCCGCCCGGTCGCGACGGCGCTTGCCCGGCGTGATCTGGCGGCTGCGCGCACCTCGGTGGGCTACATCGTCGGGCGGGATACCGCGCGGCTCGACGCCGCCGGCGTCGCCCGTGCAGCAATCGAGAGCCTTGCCGAGAGCTTTTGCGACGGGATCGTCTCGCCGCTGCTCTGGCTGCTCGTCGGCGGGCTGCCGGGGCTGTGGATCTACAAGGCGATCAACACCGCGGACAGCCTGATCGGCCACCGCGAGGCCCGCTGGCGGGCGTTCGGCTGGGCCTCTGCAAGGACGGACGACCTGCTGAACCTCGCCCCCGCCCGCCTCTCCGGTCTGCTGCTCTGCCTCTGCGCCGGGCGTGGATGGCGAACGATGCTGCGGGATGCGCGCAGGCATGCCTCCCCCAATGCCGGCTGGCCGGAGGCGGCGATGGCAGGCGCGCTCGGCCTGCGGCTTGCCGGCCCGATTGCCTATGACGGGGTGGTGCAGGCCAAGCCCTGGATCGGCGACGGCCGCGTCGATGCAGATGCGTCCGACATCCGCCGGGGCCTTGCCCTCTATCTGCGCGCCTGCGGGCTGCTATGGCTCATCGCCGGAGGGGTCGCATGGGCGCTTTGA
- a CDS encoding aminotransferase class I/II-fold pyridoxal phosphate-dependent enzyme, translating to MSDPLLHHGGNLAAARARFGDGDWLDLSTGINPVPWQIPEDLRPDLGVLPAPDALAALEAAAAAHFGVAPAQLCAVPGSEMGLRLLGMLLGGRACHVVPGYRTHGAVFADSMPIAAGEPVPGNATLIFANPGNPCGTLHSRGDIQALLHSRTLAGGWLVVDEAFADPHPSASVAPLVDDRRRLIVFRSFGKFFGLAGLRLGFVLGPRSVLSRYRRVLGDWPIDTTALAIATAAYRDGPWIDAVRIALPQRAAALDGVLVAHGLEPSGRSPLFRLIEHDSAPMMFDRLARAHILVRPFDYAPRWLRFGIPNGEDALRRLDEALGNV from the coding sequence ATGAGCGATCCGCTGCTGCACCATGGTGGCAATCTCGCAGCCGCGCGTGCCCGCTTCGGCGACGGGGACTGGCTTGACCTTTCGACCGGCATCAATCCCGTGCCATGGCAGATCCCGGAAGACCTTCGGCCGGACCTCGGCGTCCTTCCGGCGCCCGACGCGCTTGCAGCGCTGGAGGCGGCGGCAGCGGCGCATTTCGGCGTCGCGCCCGCGCAGCTCTGCGCCGTGCCGGGAAGCGAGATGGGCCTGCGGCTGCTCGGCATGTTGCTCGGCGGTCGCGCGTGCCATGTCGTTCCCGGCTACCGTACGCACGGCGCCGTCTTCGCAGACAGTATGCCGATCGCAGCAGGGGAACCGGTGCCCGGCAACGCCACGCTGATCTTCGCCAACCCCGGCAACCCGTGCGGCACGCTGCACAGCAGGGGCGACATCCAGGCGCTGCTCCACAGCCGCACCCTCGCCGGCGGCTGGCTCGTGGTGGACGAAGCATTCGCCGATCCGCACCCGTCGGCGAGCGTCGCGCCGCTCGTCGACGACCGACGCCGGCTGATCGTGTTCCGCTCGTTCGGCAAGTTCTTCGGGCTCGCCGGGCTACGGCTCGGTTTCGTGCTCGGCCCGCGATCGGTGCTGTCGCGCTATCGCCGGGTGCTGGGAGACTGGCCGATCGACACCACCGCGCTGGCCATCGCCACCGCCGCCTATCGGGACGGACCCTGGATCGACGCGGTACGGATCGCCCTGCCCCAACGCGCCGCCGCGCTGGACGGCGTGCTTGTCGCGCATGGCCTCGAGCCGTCGGGGCGTTCGCCGCTGTTCCGGCTGATCGAACACGACTCAGCCCCCATGATGTTCGACCGGCTTGCCCGCGCCCACATCCTTGTCCGCCCGTTCGACTATGCCCCGCGCTGGCTCCGGTTCGGAATACCGAACGGCGAGGACGCGTTGCGACGTCTGGACGAGGCGCTGGGCAATGTCTGA
- the cobS gene encoding adenosylcobinamide-GDP ribazoletransferase, with translation MKEFLLALQFLTRLPLPPVAADGAAFARSMRWFPAAGLVIGLAVLGAAWLGLQLDPWSGAMAALAVWVGITGALHLDGLADLADASGAIHKGPERLREVLADPHVGSFGVVAIALQLLAKLVLLHALLTGAGWWTLLFVPAAARLGPLLWSWWLPPLHEGLASRFRHAIRPADLIVWAVLLAFAAAIAAPALIAAPLLIAAWGWRVRRSLGGISGDGHGAGIELVETGLLLALVIAPHFG, from the coding sequence ATGAAAGAGTTTCTCCTCGCCCTCCAGTTTCTCACCCGGCTGCCGCTGCCGCCGGTCGCCGCCGACGGTGCGGCCTTCGCCCGCTCGATGCGCTGGTTCCCCGCGGCGGGGCTGGTGATCGGGCTTGCGGTGCTGGGCGCGGCTTGGCTGGGGCTGCAGCTCGATCCCTGGAGCGGCGCGATGGCCGCGCTGGCGGTATGGGTCGGCATCACCGGTGCCCTGCATTTGGACGGCCTGGCCGATCTGGCCGATGCGAGCGGCGCAATCCACAAGGGACCGGAGCGGCTGCGCGAGGTGCTGGCCGATCCGCATGTCGGCAGCTTCGGCGTGGTGGCGATCGCGCTGCAGCTGCTCGCCAAGCTGGTACTCCTCCACGCCCTGCTGACCGGCGCCGGCTGGTGGACGCTGCTGTTCGTTCCTGCCGCCGCCCGGCTGGGGCCGCTGCTATGGAGCTGGTGGCTGCCGCCGCTGCACGAAGGGCTCGCCAGCCGCTTCCGACATGCGATCCGCCCGGCCGACCTGATCGTCTGGGCGGTGCTGCTCGCCTTCGCCGCCGCGATTGCGGCGCCGGCGCTGATCGCCGCCCCGCTGCTGATCGCCGCCTGGGGCTGGCGGGTTCGCCGCTCGCTGGGCGGCATTTCCGGCGACGGGCACGGCGCCGGGATCGAACTGGTCGAAACCGGCTTGCTGCTCGCGCTCGTGATCGCGCCGCATTTCGGATGA
- a CDS encoding histidine phosphatase family protein, producing the protein MSGIDIHLLRHGITDAEGRLIGRSDAAPLPEGVDACIRNGAQVPVEALVHSGLARARVPAERIAAGAGLVARQDARWRELDFGAWDGMRFDAIDAPALAAFQADPARHVPPGGEGWPELVARVRAALADIDRPTLVVTHGGAMRAAIAGLCAIDFPQLWNIALPHAALLSLRVWPGTPRIGQIIGLVT; encoded by the coding sequence ATGAGCGGGATCGACATCCACCTGCTCCGCCACGGCATCACCGATGCCGAAGGCCGGCTGATCGGCCGCAGCGATGCCGCGCCGCTGCCCGAGGGCGTGGACGCGTGCATCCGCAATGGGGCCCAGGTGCCGGTGGAGGCACTGGTCCATTCCGGCCTCGCCCGCGCGCGGGTGCCGGCCGAGCGCATCGCCGCTGGGGCCGGCCTCGTCGCGCGGCAGGACGCGCGGTGGCGCGAACTCGACTTCGGCGCATGGGACGGCATGCGGTTCGATGCGATCGACGCACCGGCGCTGGCGGCCTTCCAGGCCGATCCCGCCAGACACGTCCCCCCGGGCGGCGAGGGATGGCCCGAACTGGTCGCGCGGGTCCGTGCCGCGCTGGCCGATATCGATCGCCCGACGCTGGTCGTCACGCATGGCGGGGCCATGCGCGCGGCGATCGCCGGCCTCTGCGCGATCGACTTCCCCCAGCTTTGGAATATCGCCCTGCCCCACGCCGCGCTGCTCAGCCTGCGCGTCTGGCCTGGCACGCCACGTATCGGCCAGATCATCGGATTGGTTACATGA
- the cobT gene encoding nicotinate-nucleotide--dimethylbenzimidazole phosphoribosyltransferase yields MPLPDASFPDHLFADPATFDAALAHLPSPDQASIDAARTRQQQLTKPTGSLGRLEDIAIFLAGWQRRDRPALDRAKAVVFAGNHGVAAQGVSAFPPAVTAQMVANFAAGGAAINALTGAIGMPLEVIALDLAHPTADFTAAPALTEAECLAALRQGAAVVTPDTDLLLLGEMGIANSTAAAALCLRSYGGEAGDWVGPGTGLDGEGISRKAGVIARAIAYHDDAPRTPFETLRRVGGRELAAIAGAVLAARHAGVPVLLDGFICCSAIAPLAAAVPAIVDHCIAGHCSAEPGHARLLARLGLDPLLRLNMRLGEASGAAVAAAVVRSALAAHDGMATFAEAGVAGGA; encoded by the coding sequence ATGCCATTGCCTGACGCGTCCTTCCCCGATCATCTCTTCGCCGATCCGGCTACGTTCGACGCGGCGCTTGCGCATCTCCCGTCTCCCGACCAGGCCAGCATCGACGCCGCGCGCACGCGGCAGCAACAACTCACCAAGCCGACGGGATCGCTCGGGCGGCTGGAGGATATCGCGATTTTCCTGGCCGGGTGGCAGCGGCGGGACCGGCCTGCGCTGGACCGCGCCAAGGCGGTCGTGTTCGCCGGCAACCACGGCGTCGCCGCCCAGGGCGTCAGCGCCTTTCCGCCGGCAGTGACCGCGCAGATGGTCGCCAATTTCGCGGCGGGCGGCGCCGCGATCAACGCGCTCACCGGCGCGATCGGGATGCCGTTGGAGGTGATCGCGCTCGACCTGGCGCATCCGACCGCCGACTTCACCGCGGCCCCCGCATTAACCGAGGCAGAATGCCTCGCCGCCCTCCGGCAGGGCGCCGCGGTGGTCACGCCGGACACCGACCTGCTGCTGCTGGGTGAGATGGGGATCGCCAACTCCACCGCCGCCGCCGCCCTGTGCCTGCGCAGCTATGGCGGCGAGGCCGGCGACTGGGTGGGCCCGGGCACCGGGCTGGATGGCGAAGGGATCAGCCGGAAAGCGGGGGTGATCGCGCGGGCGATCGCCTATCATGACGATGCGCCCCGAACGCCGTTCGAGACGCTCCGTCGGGTCGGCGGCCGCGAGCTTGCCGCGATCGCGGGGGCCGTGCTTGCCGCGCGCCATGCCGGCGTGCCGGTGCTCCTCGACGGGTTCATCTGCTGCTCGGCGATCGCGCCGCTTGCCGCCGCGGTGCCGGCCATCGTCGACCATTGCATCGCCGGCCATTGCTCCGCCGAGCCGGGCCATGCCCGGCTGCTTGCCCGGCTTGGCCTCGACCCGCTGCTCCGGCTGAACATGCGCCTGGGGGAAGCAAGCGGCGCGGCGGTAGCGGCGGCGGTCGTGCGATCGGCGCTGGCCGCACATGACGGCATGGCGACCTTTGCCGAGGCGGGCGTCGCCGGCGGCGCATGA
- a CDS encoding response regulator transcription factor produces MSLPTIVLVEDDPQLRTLTARALQENGYTVRPASSAPEMWLALDQGPVDLVLLDVMLPGTSGIDLCRAIRQKSSVPIIFISAKGSETDRVVGLELGADDYLPKPFGTRELVARVRAVLRRGAGERDATERPKGEIQFDGWTVNLPRRELLSPTGAVVDLTGAEFDLLVTLCDHAGRVISRERLIELSRTRLGDSSDRSIDVLVSRLRRKLSDAGHQAPIVTVRGIGYTLNVPVTRA; encoded by the coding sequence CTGAGCCTTCCCACGATCGTGCTGGTCGAGGACGATCCACAGCTGCGCACGCTCACCGCGCGCGCCCTTCAGGAAAACGGGTACACGGTGCGTCCTGCGTCCTCGGCGCCGGAGATGTGGCTGGCGCTCGACCAGGGGCCGGTCGATCTGGTGCTGCTCGACGTGATGTTGCCGGGCACCAGCGGCATCGATCTCTGCCGTGCCATCCGCCAGAAGAGTTCGGTGCCGATCATCTTCATCTCGGCCAAGGGCAGCGAGACCGATCGGGTCGTCGGACTGGAGCTGGGCGCCGATGATTATCTGCCCAAGCCTTTCGGCACCCGCGAGCTCGTCGCGCGCGTTCGCGCCGTGCTCCGCCGTGGGGCCGGCGAGCGCGACGCCACCGAACGCCCCAAGGGCGAGATCCAGTTCGACGGCTGGACGGTGAACCTGCCGCGTCGCGAGCTGCTGTCGCCGACCGGTGCGGTGGTGGACCTCACCGGCGCCGAGTTCGATCTGCTGGTGACGCTGTGCGATCATGCCGGGCGGGTTATCTCGCGCGAGCGGCTGATCGAGCTTTCCCGCACCCGCTTGGGGGACAGTTCGGATCGCAGCATCGACGTGCTGGTCAGCCGGCTGCGGCGCAAGCTCTCCGATGCCGGGCACCAGGCGCCGATCGTCACCGTGCGCGGCATCGGCTATACGCTCAACGTGCCCGTGACGCGCGCTTGA
- a CDS encoding ATP-binding protein, which produces MIGQVFAILLLTILIEFAVSTLLYERASQFAVRDDEARRLAEHLVIARKLLAEQPPARRDGLAVEFTTSRYEVRWMAQLPSGLREQPDLDRLYEQVVLWEPSLALDGLRLRLTSQGSRALIVGAVPMPDGSWMYFRTREHVHAADLGLSRILLALAPALALILISGILLRRMLLPMRRLAVAADRFGTGAILEVEEAGPKELRRVISAFNRMQQRIQRLIADRTQALAAVGHDMRTPLARLRLRADAIADPDVHAAVETDITEMEAMISSLLAFLGGEGDRETPARVDLAVLCATIADDNADHGRDVEYDGPDHFEHVVRPLVLKRAINNLVDNAVHYAGQCCIRLVPVPGGVAVRVEDQGPGIPEEELQRVMQPFVRLDAARSRDTVGFGLGLSIVARAAEAEGGSFRLVNREGGGLCAEILLPRDGSTG; this is translated from the coding sequence TTGATCGGGCAGGTCTTCGCGATCCTGCTGCTGACGATCCTCATCGAATTCGCCGTTTCCACCCTGCTCTACGAGCGCGCCAGCCAGTTCGCCGTGCGCGACGACGAGGCGCGCCGGCTCGCCGAGCATCTGGTGATCGCGCGCAAGCTGCTCGCCGAGCAGCCGCCGGCGCGGCGCGATGGACTGGCGGTGGAGTTCACCACGTCGCGGTACGAAGTACGCTGGATGGCCCAGCTCCCATCGGGATTGCGCGAGCAGCCCGATCTGGACCGGTTGTACGAACAGGTGGTGCTGTGGGAGCCCAGCCTCGCGCTCGACGGGCTGCGATTGCGGCTTACCTCGCAGGGCAGCCGGGCGCTGATCGTCGGCGCGGTACCGATGCCCGATGGCAGCTGGATGTATTTCCGGACACGCGAGCATGTGCACGCCGCCGATCTGGGCCTTTCGCGCATCCTTCTCGCGCTGGCGCCGGCGCTTGCGCTGATCCTGATCAGCGGAATCCTGCTGCGGCGGATGTTGTTGCCGATGCGCCGTCTCGCCGTCGCGGCCGACCGGTTCGGCACGGGCGCCATCCTCGAGGTCGAGGAAGCGGGCCCTAAGGAGCTGCGGCGCGTGATCAGTGCGTTCAACCGGATGCAGCAGCGCATCCAGCGCCTGATCGCCGATCGCACCCAGGCGCTGGCGGCGGTAGGACACGACATGCGCACGCCGCTCGCCCGATTGCGGCTGCGCGCGGACGCGATCGCGGATCCGGACGTCCATGCGGCGGTCGAGACCGACATCACCGAAATGGAAGCGATGATTTCCTCGCTGCTCGCGTTTCTGGGCGGCGAGGGGGACCGCGAGACGCCGGCTCGGGTCGACCTCGCGGTGCTCTGCGCGACCATCGCCGACGACAATGCCGATCATGGCCGTGACGTGGAATATGACGGACCCGATCATTTCGAGCATGTCGTCCGGCCGTTGGTGCTGAAGCGTGCGATCAACAATCTCGTCGACAATGCGGTGCACTATGCGGGGCAGTGCTGCATCCGCTTGGTGCCGGTGCCCGGAGGCGTCGCGGTTCGGGTGGAGGACCAAGGTCCCGGCATTCCCGAGGAAGAGCTGCAGCGCGTGATGCAGCCCTTCGTCCGGCTGGATGCCGCACGCTCGCGCGACACGGTCGGCTTCGGCCTGGGTCTCTCGATCGTCGCGCGCGCAGCCGAGGCGGAGGGCGGCAGCTTCCGCCTCGTCAATCGCGAGGGCGGCGGCCTGTGCGCCGAGATCCTCCTTCCGCGCGATGGATCCACGGGTTAG
- a CDS encoding carbonic anhydrase, with protein MNEVIGRVVDFEKQVFPNQHALYSKLATHGQSPKALMISCADSRVVPEQIIQANPGDLFVCRNAGNIVPPFATQNGGVSSTVEYAVAALGVRDIIVCGHSDCGAMKALMNPEMLEGMPNVTAWLRHSHAAKCVVDGGYDNLEGPDAVRTAALENVVVQLAHLRTHPSVAAGIARGEIALHGWFVDIGAGMVLGLDGETGRFVPIREDRPMPVALPAGQRLARDVALAEAAE; from the coding sequence GTGAACGAAGTGATCGGACGCGTCGTCGATTTCGAGAAGCAGGTCTTCCCGAACCAGCACGCCCTTTATTCCAAGCTCGCGACCCATGGGCAGAGCCCGAAGGCGCTGATGATTTCCTGCGCGGACTCGCGTGTGGTGCCGGAGCAGATCATCCAGGCGAACCCGGGCGACCTCTTCGTCTGCCGCAACGCCGGCAACATCGTGCCGCCCTTCGCCACCCAGAATGGCGGTGTTTCCTCGACCGTGGAATATGCCGTGGCGGCGCTCGGCGTGCGCGACATCATCGTCTGCGGCCATTCGGACTGCGGAGCGATGAAGGCGCTGATGAACCCGGAAATGCTGGAAGGCATGCCGAACGTCACCGCGTGGCTGCGCCACAGCCATGCCGCCAAGTGCGTCGTCGATGGCGGCTATGACAATCTGGAAGGCCCGGATGCGGTCCGCACGGCGGCGCTCGAGAACGTGGTCGTCCAGCTGGCGCATCTGCGGACGCATCCCTCGGTGGCAGCCGGCATCGCGCGCGGCGAGATCGCCCTGCACGGCTGGTTCGTGGATATCGGCGCGGGCATGGTGCTCGGCCTCGACGGCGAGACCGGCCGCTTTGTCCCGATCCGCGAGGATCGCCCCATGCCGGTGGCGCTGCCGGCCGGCCAGCGGCTGGCGCGTGACGTCGCGCTGGCGGAGGCCGCGGAATGA
- a CDS encoding SulP family inorganic anion transporter, which yields MSTVVEAPKPKSFVRDFTASIVVFLVAMPLCMGIAIASGVPPEKGLVTGIIGGLVVGLLAGSPLQVSGPAAGLAVIVFELVREQGLSALGPILILAGAIQVVAGVLRVGGWFRAISPAVVHGMLAGIGILIVVGQYHVLFDAKPLSNGLANLAAMPGRVLGLSTDLAAAEMALGLGLLTIATMIGWDKFKPAAVKLVPGALVGVVAATLVAFSFGLDVTRVAVPSNIVSAIALPENGFFAKWLDPQVITAAIALAFIASAETLLSAAAVDRMHDGVRTNYNKELRAQGIGNLLCGVAGALPMTGVIVRSSANVQAGAQTRWSAVMHGAWILGFVALLPWLLREIPMAALGAVLVVTGVKLVNLKHVRHLFGTYGVLPAAIWAVTCALVVTQDLLTGVLVGIALSLLELVPNLRRLGLKVDQQEAAGEHRIALAGSATFITLPKLSDRLESVPGGKSVLLDVSRLDAVDHSCAELLKDWLQRRRAGGSPVELQGASGKTAVLAS from the coding sequence ATGAGCACGGTCGTTGAAGCACCGAAGCCCAAGAGCTTCGTGCGCGACTTCACGGCGTCCATCGTCGTGTTCCTCGTGGCGATGCCGCTCTGCATGGGCATTGCCATCGCGTCGGGCGTGCCGCCCGAAAAGGGCCTGGTCACCGGCATCATCGGCGGGCTGGTCGTGGGTCTGCTCGCCGGTTCCCCGCTCCAGGTGAGCGGCCCGGCGGCGGGTCTCGCCGTCATCGTGTTCGAACTGGTGCGCGAGCAGGGCCTGTCCGCGCTCGGCCCGATCCTCATCCTCGCCGGCGCCATCCAGGTAGTCGCGGGCGTGCTCCGCGTCGGCGGCTGGTTCCGTGCGATCTCGCCTGCGGTGGTGCACGGCATGCTCGCCGGGATCGGCATTCTGATCGTCGTGGGCCAGTATCACGTGCTGTTCGATGCCAAGCCCCTGTCGAACGGCCTTGCTAATCTGGCGGCGATGCCGGGCCGCGTGCTCGGCCTCTCGACCGATCTTGCCGCGGCCGAAATGGCGCTGGGACTTGGCCTGCTGACCATCGCTACGATGATCGGCTGGGACAAGTTCAAGCCTGCCGCGGTCAAGCTGGTGCCGGGCGCACTGGTCGGCGTGGTCGCGGCGACCCTGGTGGCGTTCAGCTTCGGTCTCGACGTTACCCGCGTCGCCGTGCCCTCGAACATCGTGTCCGCCATCGCGCTGCCGGAGAACGGCTTCTTCGCCAAGTGGCTGGATCCGCAGGTCATCACCGCCGCGATCGCGCTCGCATTCATCGCCAGCGCCGAGACGCTGCTCTCGGCTGCCGCGGTGGACCGGATGCACGACGGCGTGCGGACCAACTACAACAAGGAGCTGCGTGCACAGGGCATCGGCAACCTGCTGTGCGGCGTTGCCGGTGCGCTTCCGATGACCGGTGTTATCGTCCGCAGCTCGGCGAACGTCCAGGCCGGCGCCCAGACGCGCTGGTCGGCCGTGATGCATGGCGCCTGGATCCTTGGTTTCGTGGCGCTGCTGCCGTGGCTGCTGCGCGAGATCCCGATGGCGGCGCTCGGTGCGGTGCTGGTCGTCACCGGCGTCAAGCTGGTGAACCTCAAGCATGTCCGCCACCTGTTCGGCACCTATGGCGTGCTGCCGGCGGCGATCTGGGCGGTTACCTGTGCCCTTGTCGTCACGCAGGACCTGCTGACCGGCGTGCTCGTCGGCATCGCGCTCTCGCTGCTCGAACTGGTGCCGAATCTGCGGCGCCTCGGCCTCAAGGTCGACCAGCAGGAGGCAGCGGGCGAACACCGCATCGCACTGGCGGGTTCGGCCACCTTCATCACTCTTCCGAAGCTTTCGGATCGGCTGGAGTCGGTGCCTGGCGGCAAGTCGGTGCTGCTCGACGTATCGCGGCTCGACGCGGTCGATCACAGCTGCGCGGAACTGTTGAAGGACTGGCTGCAGCGTCGCCGCGCAGGCGGTTCGCCGGTCGAACTGCAGGGCGCCAGCGGAAAGACCGCCGTGCTCGCGAGCTGA